The Caulobacter vibrioides sequence AGTCCCACGAGGGCAGCAGCACCGCCTCGATCTCGGGCGCAAAAAACTTCACCGCGTCGATGAAGGCCCCGGCCCTGGCGGTGTCGCGGGCGACGAAGGCGGTGAGGCCGCCGCGCGCCCGGGCGATGTCGGCCATGACCAGCGCGTCAAAGCCTTCCGGCGCGCCGGCCAGGGTCAGGCCGCCGGCGGCCTTGGCGATTTGCTTGGCGTCATAGCTCATGGCGTCAGGCGCCATCACCCGCAGGGCGCGACGCGTGCGCCTGGAACCGGAACGTCCGGATCATCGCCATGACGTCGGTCTCGAACGCGGGGGGCGTCGGCTCCTGTCCGACGATCCAGGCGTAGATCTCGCGATCCGACTGTTCGAGCAGCGCTTCAAGCGTGTCCAACTGCTCGGGCGTCAGGTTCGGCCCATGGGTCTCCGCGAACGGCCCCAGGATGAGGTCCGCTTCGCGAAAGCCGCGGTGCCAAGCGCGGAAACGAAGACGCCGAAGGCGGGAGTCGTGATCAATCGTCATTTCCCGGCGGATATAGAGCGGCGTCGGCGGAGGCGCTAGCGCCATGGTCCCCGCGCCCGTCCTGCCGGGCCCGTTCGCCCCCGTGCCCCGATTGACTTTGCCGACTTTCCGCCTATTTATCCCCAACTTCGGAGCAGGTCTGGCGAATCCGCGCCGCCCGCTCGCCCAAGCACGGGCGGCTCCGCAGATCAGCGTGTAATGACTGAATTCACCGACCTAGGGCTTTCGCCCACGACCCTGCAGGCGGTCGCCGACACCGGCTATACCACTGCGACCCCCATTCAGGCCCAGGCCATTCCGGTGGCCCTCGCCGGCCAGGATGTCCTCGGCATCGCCCAGACGGGCACCGGCAAGACCGCCGCCTTCACCCTCCCGCTGATCGACCGCTTGCAGTCGGGGCGCGCCAAGGCTCGCATGCCGCGCGCCCTGGTCATCGCCCCGACCCGCGAACTGGCCGACCAGGTGGCCGCCAGCTTCGAAAAGTACGCCAAGGGCACCAAGCTGTCCTGGGCCCTGCTGATCGGCGGCGTGTCGTTCGGCGATCAGGAAAAGAAGCTGGATCGCGGCGTCGACGTGCTGATCGCCACGCCGGGCCGACTGCTTGACCACTTCGAGCGCGGCAAGTTGCTGATGACCGGCGTGCAGTTCCTCGTCGTCGACGAAGCCGACCGCATGCTGGACATGGGCTTCATTCCGGACATCGAGCGCATCTTCAAGATGACGCCGCCGAAGAAGCAGACCCTGTTCTTCTCGGCGACGATGCCGCCGGAAATCACCCGCCTGACCAAGCAGTTCCTGCGCGATCCGGTGCGGATCGAGGTGGCGCGTCCGGCGACCACCAACGCCAACATCACCCAGCTGCTGGTCAAGGTTCCCTCCTCTGATCCCAAGGCCAAGCGCCTGGCGCTGCGCGCCCTGATCGAGAAGGCCGGCATCGAGACGGGCATCGTGTTCTGCAACCGCAAGACCGAGGTCGATATCGTCGCAAAGTCGTTGAAGGTGCACGGCTATGACGCCGCGCCGATCCACGGCGACCTTGACCAGACCCAGCGCATGAAGACCCTGGCCGACTTCCGCTCGGGCGCGCTGAAGATCCTGGTGGCCTCGGACGTCGCCGCGCGCGGCCTCGACATCCCGGCCGTCAGTCACGTCTTCAACTATGACGTCCCGCACCATGCCGACGACTATGTCCACCGCATCGGCCGCACTGGCCGCGCGGGCCGGACGGGCATCACCTACATGCTGGTCACGCCGTCGGACGACAAGGGCTTCGACAAGGTCATCAAGCTGATCGGCTCGACGCCGGACGAAGAGAAGCTGGACCTCGACTACTCCAACGCCGTCACCGTGAAGCGCGAAGGCGACCGCAAGCGCGGGGGCCGCGATCGTGATCGTGGCGAGCGCGGCGAACGCAGCGAGCGCCCCGCGCGCGGCCGCAGTCGTGGCCGTGAGCGTGCCGAAGAGACCGTCGAAGCGACCGTGGAGAGCGTCGCTGAGATCATCGAAGCTCCCGCCGTGGCCGAGGAGCGTCCGGCGCGCGAACGGCGGCCGCGCCGCGAGCGTGAGCCCAAGCCTGTCGTGTCCGCACCGACGGCGATCGAGCCCGAACGTCCGGTCCGCACCGAGCGTCCCGATCGCGCCGAGCGCCCTGAACGTCCGGTGCGCGGCGTTCAGCCGGTCCGGGACCGCGACGACGATGATCGCCGCGTGGTCGGCTTCGGCTCGGACGTGCCCGCCTTCCTGGCTCGCCCACCGCGCAGCGGCAAGTAGGCGGCGAGACCTGTCTCAAGATTGCGAAAGCGCCGGGCGATCGTCCGGCGCTTTTTCATTTGTGGTGCGGTCCTGG is a genomic window containing:
- a CDS encoding DEAD/DEAH box helicase, whose amino-acid sequence is MTEFTDLGLSPTTLQAVADTGYTTATPIQAQAIPVALAGQDVLGIAQTGTGKTAAFTLPLIDRLQSGRAKARMPRALVIAPTRELADQVAASFEKYAKGTKLSWALLIGGVSFGDQEKKLDRGVDVLIATPGRLLDHFERGKLLMTGVQFLVVDEADRMLDMGFIPDIERIFKMTPPKKQTLFFSATMPPEITRLTKQFLRDPVRIEVARPATTNANITQLLVKVPSSDPKAKRLALRALIEKAGIETGIVFCNRKTEVDIVAKSLKVHGYDAAPIHGDLDQTQRMKTLADFRSGALKILVASDVAARGLDIPAVSHVFNYDVPHHADDYVHRIGRTGRAGRTGITYMLVTPSDDKGFDKVIKLIGSTPDEEKLDLDYSNAVTVKREGDRKRGGRDRDRGERGERSERPARGRSRGRERAEETVEATVESVAEIIEAPAVAEERPARERRPRREREPKPVVSAPTAIEPERPVRTERPDRAERPERPVRGVQPVRDRDDDDRRVVGFGSDVPAFLARPPRSGK
- a CDS encoding succinate dehydrogenase assembly factor 2; translated protein: MTIDHDSRLRRLRFRAWHRGFREADLILGPFAETHGPNLTPEQLDTLEALLEQSDREIYAWIVGQEPTPPAFETDVMAMIRTFRFQAHASRPAGDGA